A single Corynebacterium resistens DSM 45100 DNA region contains:
- a CDS encoding ATP-binding cassette domain-containing protein, with the protein MNEFARVRGFVVAPHEAELFDGTVGENVHVDPEVAAWALEVAQCGDIPGGVDKRVGEEGRLLSGGQRQRVALARAIAADPEVLVLQEPTTAVDSVTQQRIAEAVARARADKVTVVLTEAPAWHVVASDSQADSGAGGEALGESTTEAANRPVSDGASETINKTTGADHA; encoded by the coding sequence ATGAATGAATTTGCGCGGGTGCGCGGATTCGTGGTCGCGCCGCACGAGGCCGAGCTGTTTGACGGAACCGTGGGCGAGAACGTGCACGTGGATCCCGAGGTGGCAGCTTGGGCCTTGGAAGTTGCGCAATGTGGCGATATTCCCGGCGGGGTGGATAAACGCGTGGGGGAGGAAGGCCGGCTACTCTCTGGTGGGCAGCGGCAACGCGTGGCTTTGGCGCGAGCGATTGCAGCTGATCCGGAGGTATTGGTGCTGCAGGAGCCCACGACGGCGGTGGATTCTGTGACTCAGCAACGAATCGCTGAAGCCGTTGCGAGAGCTCGGGCGGACAAGGTGACCGTGGTGTTGACCGAAGCCCCGGCGTGGCATGTGGTGGCCAGCGATAGTCAGGCAGATAGTGGTGCAGGCGGCGAAGCACTCGGGGAAAGCACAACCGAGGCAGCAAACCGGCCTGTGAGTGACGGAGCGAGCGAGACGATAAACAAGACGACGGGGGCGGATCATGCGTAG
- a CDS encoding LysR family transcriptional regulator: MIAQTGNLRQWQYFVALAETGSFTAAAARLGVSQPPVSNAIKRLEAGVGTPLFIRGAGEVKLTEAGLTLLPYARVINRDLQTMHSMIDGIRSGAQSGFRLAISSALPSEIGSRIAAKAQQHDGVVLSSLPSVEILARVEEGAIHAGLVQAPVPLGTHRSARQFSLSRDLVVPPGYSRLDKTLSQLNLLVENLNDNSSAASGLARELFRSGVSCEINDSEDALGRGLLIGRGEGMSLVFRGFHQFDNAIELPSRFDFSVDVVVRQGGMDNGAEAMAVAERICRRINQ; this comes from the coding sequence ATGATTGCTCAGACGGGAAATCTGCGCCAATGGCAGTATTTCGTGGCTTTAGCGGAGACCGGTAGTTTTACAGCGGCGGCAGCGCGACTGGGAGTGAGTCAGCCGCCTGTCTCCAATGCCATTAAGCGCTTAGAAGCTGGTGTAGGTACACCGCTATTTATCCGAGGGGCGGGGGAAGTGAAACTAACCGAGGCAGGGTTGACCTTGCTTCCATATGCCCGGGTGATTAATCGCGATCTTCAGACTATGCATTCGATGATTGACGGTATCCGAAGTGGTGCGCAAAGCGGGTTTCGTTTGGCCATCAGTAGTGCGCTTCCAAGCGAGATAGGATCGCGTATTGCAGCAAAGGCACAGCAGCATGATGGAGTAGTTTTGTCGTCACTGCCTTCTGTTGAGATTCTTGCCCGTGTTGAAGAAGGCGCTATTCATGCGGGGCTTGTTCAAGCTCCGGTTCCCTTGGGTACTCACCGCAGTGCGAGGCAGTTTTCTCTGTCACGTGATCTAGTGGTGCCGCCGGGGTATTCAAGGTTGGATAAGACCTTGTCTCAATTGAATCTGCTGGTGGAGAACCTGAATGACAATTCAAGTGCAGCCAGTGGTTTGGCGAGAGAGCTATTTCGGTCGGGTGTGTCTTGCGAAATTAATGATTCAGAGGATGCTCTAGGTAGGGGCTTATTGATTGGAAGAGGGGAGGGGATGTCTTTGGTATTTCGCGGTTTTCACCAGTTTGACAATGCTATTGAGCTTCCTTCCCGTTTCGATTTTTCCGTGGATGTAGTGGTTCGCCAAGGTGGGATGGACAATGGCGCCGAGGCCATGGCGGTCGCCGAAAGAATTTGTCGAAGGATTAACCAATGA
- the trhO gene encoding oxygen-dependent tRNA uridine(34) hydroxylase TrhO → MGHSATDLTETRILLYYCFTPIEDPTAVMLWQRALCEQLELKGRILISEHGINGTVGGSLASCKQYVRRTREFPGFKNMEFKWSQGGADDFPRLSVKVRDEIVSFGAPGELKVDENGVVGGGKHLKPEEVNKLVEERGDDVVFFDGRNAMEAEIGKFKNAVVPDVNTTHDFIKELESGKYDWMKDKPVISYCTGGIRCEVLSSLMKNRGFEEVYQIDGGIVRYGEKYGDSGLWEGSLYVFDRRMHMEFSSDAKVLGRCRSCQAETNDFHNCVNDQCREQILLCNDCAADTQKAHCGRPECAEIAEKLESAS, encoded by the coding sequence ATGGGCCATAGCGCAACTGATCTCACTGAAACTCGAATCCTGCTGTACTACTGCTTCACCCCGATCGAGGACCCGACGGCGGTGATGCTGTGGCAGCGTGCCCTTTGCGAGCAACTGGAGCTCAAGGGACGGATTCTTATCAGCGAACACGGCATCAACGGCACAGTGGGCGGTTCGCTAGCGAGCTGCAAGCAGTACGTTCGTCGCACCCGCGAATTCCCTGGTTTCAAGAACATGGAATTCAAGTGGTCGCAGGGTGGGGCGGATGATTTCCCGCGCTTGAGCGTTAAGGTGCGCGACGAGATCGTATCCTTCGGTGCTCCGGGGGAGCTCAAGGTCGATGAAAACGGCGTCGTTGGTGGAGGCAAGCACCTAAAGCCGGAAGAGGTCAACAAGCTGGTTGAAGAACGCGGTGATGATGTTGTCTTCTTTGATGGTCGCAACGCTATGGAGGCGGAGATCGGCAAGTTTAAAAATGCTGTGGTGCCTGATGTCAACACCACCCATGACTTCATCAAGGAGCTGGAAAGCGGCAAATATGACTGGATGAAGGATAAGCCAGTCATCAGTTACTGCACCGGTGGCATCCGCTGCGAGGTGTTGAGCTCCCTGATGAAGAATCGTGGCTTCGAAGAGGTCTACCAAATTGATGGCGGCATCGTGCGCTACGGCGAAAAATACGGGGATTCCGGCCTCTGGGAGGGCTCCTTGTACGTCTTCGATCGCCGTATGCACATGGAGTTTTCTTCCGACGCCAAAGTCCTCGGTCGCTGCCGGAGCTGTCAGGCGGAGACGAATGACTTCCACAATTGTGTGAACGATCAGTGCCGCGAGCAGATCCTGCTCTGCAACGATTGTGCGGCGGATACGCAAAAAGCGCACTGCGGCCGGCCGGAGTGCGCTGAAATTGCGGAGAAACTTGAGTCCGCTTCCTAG
- a CDS encoding nitrite/sulfite reductase, translating to MTSATGTAADRPRRKRAKKPQGQWLIDGREPLNDDERIKQEDAGLGVIQRIRDVYSKEGFDSIPAEDLAPRFKWVGLYTQRKQNMNGDLTGHLTNTELQDNYFMLRIRLDGGLLSAEQLRVLGEISSDYARDTADFTDRQNLQLHWVRIEDMPAIWDKLDAVGLDSNFGCGDVPRVILGSPVAGVAADEIIDATPAINEIKQNWLTREEFSNLPRKFKSAVSGNRRQDITHEIQDLSFIGSEHPEHGPGFDVWVGGGLSTNPMLAQRLGVWVSLDEVPEVWAGVVRIFRDYGYRRLRNRARLKFLVAEWGVEKFRQVLEDDYLERKLTDGPEPETAPGYRDHVGVHDQKDGKKYLGVKPTVGHTTGAQLQRLADVADKFGVTRLRTTPDKELLFLDVEEEQIAGLAEELEAEGLSAKPSAFRRDIISCTGLEFCKLAHTVTKQRAIELCDELEDRLGDLDVPLKISLNGCPNSCARAQVADIGFSGKILTTDEDERVEGFQVNLGGALGLHPAVGKKVRGNQVFSTDLGDYVVRIVENYKSDRNQGEQFRDWVFRADEELLV from the coding sequence ATGACTAGCGCAACCGGCACTGCAGCGGATCGACCTCGTCGCAAGAGGGCAAAGAAGCCCCAGGGGCAGTGGCTCATCGATGGGCGGGAGCCCCTCAATGATGACGAGCGCATTAAGCAAGAGGATGCGGGCCTGGGGGTAATCCAGCGCATCCGCGATGTGTACTCCAAAGAGGGCTTTGATTCGATTCCTGCGGAGGACCTGGCCCCGCGTTTTAAGTGGGTGGGTCTGTACACCCAACGCAAGCAGAACATGAATGGCGACCTCACGGGGCACCTTACGAACACCGAGCTGCAGGACAATTACTTCATGCTGCGTATTCGCCTAGACGGGGGCCTGCTCAGTGCGGAGCAATTGCGCGTGCTCGGCGAGATTTCCAGCGACTATGCCCGTGACACGGCCGATTTCACCGATCGCCAGAACCTGCAGCTGCACTGGGTCCGCATTGAGGACATGCCGGCCATTTGGGACAAGCTGGATGCCGTGGGGCTGGATTCCAACTTCGGCTGTGGTGATGTGCCACGTGTCATTCTTGGTTCGCCGGTCGCCGGTGTTGCGGCTGATGAGATTATCGACGCCACCCCGGCCATTAACGAGATCAAGCAGAATTGGCTGACGCGGGAAGAATTTTCGAATCTGCCACGCAAGTTCAAATCCGCAGTATCCGGTAATCGCCGGCAGGACATTACGCACGAGATCCAAGACCTATCCTTCATTGGTTCCGAGCACCCCGAGCACGGACCTGGCTTCGATGTGTGGGTCGGCGGCGGTTTGTCGACCAACCCGATGCTGGCACAGCGCCTTGGAGTGTGGGTATCGCTAGACGAAGTGCCGGAAGTGTGGGCCGGGGTGGTGCGGATCTTCCGCGATTACGGCTACCGCCGTCTGCGCAACCGCGCCCGCCTAAAGTTCCTCGTCGCAGAATGGGGAGTGGAAAAGTTCCGTCAAGTTCTGGAGGATGATTACCTCGAACGCAAGCTCACCGATGGGCCGGAACCAGAAACAGCTCCCGGCTATCGCGATCATGTCGGTGTGCACGACCAAAAGGACGGCAAGAAGTACCTCGGTGTTAAGCCGACTGTGGGGCACACGACCGGTGCGCAGCTACAGCGGCTGGCGGATGTGGCAGACAAGTTTGGTGTGACCCGCCTGCGCACCACCCCGGATAAGGAATTGCTGTTCCTCGATGTGGAAGAAGAGCAAATCGCGGGGCTGGCTGAGGAGCTGGAGGCAGAAGGGTTGTCCGCGAAACCCTCGGCATTCCGTCGGGACATTATTTCGTGCACAGGCCTAGAATTCTGCAAGCTAGCGCACACCGTGACCAAGCAGCGTGCGATTGAATTGTGTGACGAATTGGAAGATCGTCTCGGCGACCTCGATGTACCGCTGAAGATCAGTCTCAACGGCTGCCCGAATAGCTGTGCCCGTGCGCAGGTGGCGGACATCGGCTTTTCTGGCAAGATTCTCACCACAGACGAAGACGAACGAGTGGAAGGTTTCCAAGTCAACCTTGGCGGAGCTCTGGGGCTGCACCCAGCGGTGGGCAAGAAGGTTCGTGGCAACCAGGTGTTCTCCACCGACCTGGGAGATTATGTGGTGCGTATCGTGGAGAACTACAAGTCCGACCGCAACCAAGGCGAGCAGTTCCGTGATTGGGTTTTCCGCGCCGATGAGGAGCTGTTGGTTTAA
- a CDS encoding ABC transporter ATP-binding protein — MRQNIVEVPEVAQRFPLATWAEVRKEIGAQIRAVPGARRLSLIALVLMAIGAWATVSVPRLLGQTVDVVRQVTGEGATVTGPADGNGVDQAGNADTANQWWTFIVDSGLGAIGLKMLVAAMVGGVASAAGYYLMSKVSERVIANLRETMVGTALGLPLHQVEDAGTADLVSRSTDDVAEVSAAITETLPLLSKSVFLIVATATALVAVDPRLLLCALVAVIPYWWGARRYLRVAPERFAAERAGMAERARRVLEAIHGRATIKAFRMENAMHDRIAYASWDVVQKGLHARMALFRLQLWMVGGEFLLSASVLIGGFYFVRVGWVTVGAVTGAGLMVIRLRGPIMHVMRELDVIQSAYASLSRIVGVSVHPPEHVPDYAGAGGPDLDVVSGDAPHRNPVALSSQRPAVELRHVVFSYATTSAQGGTVISGHNGRPTTTATAVDDVSFRIQPGETVALVGASGAGKTTVASLLMGLRVPDSGDVLVAGAPVSLLSDAQRAQRIAMVTQEVHTFAGTLREDLNLARPDATDEEILNVVTRVGALQWLDSLPDGLDTVVGERGMRLSPVIAQQLALARVLLMDPPVVVMDEATAEAGSAQASALEGAAAEVLRDRSALVVAHRLDQARSADRVLVMESGQIVESGTHDELVAQAGRYAEMWVAWTRGRES, encoded by the coding sequence ATGAGGCAGAACATCGTGGAAGTGCCCGAAGTAGCACAGCGATTCCCCTTGGCGACCTGGGCAGAGGTGCGCAAAGAAATTGGGGCGCAGATTCGCGCGGTACCGGGTGCCCGGCGATTGAGCTTAATCGCTCTGGTGTTAATGGCAATCGGTGCGTGGGCGACGGTGAGCGTGCCGCGGCTGCTGGGGCAGACCGTGGATGTCGTGAGGCAGGTAACTGGTGAGGGTGCGACCGTAACGGGGCCGGCCGATGGGAATGGTGTGGATCAGGCAGGTAACGCTGATACTGCGAATCAATGGTGGACGTTCATCGTGGATTCGGGGCTGGGTGCGATTGGGCTGAAGATGCTGGTGGCGGCCATGGTTGGTGGTGTTGCCTCCGCGGCTGGTTACTACCTGATGTCGAAGGTCAGCGAACGCGTGATCGCGAACCTGCGCGAAACGATGGTGGGGACTGCGCTGGGGCTCCCGCTGCACCAAGTGGAGGACGCGGGAACGGCAGACCTTGTCAGTCGATCCACTGACGATGTGGCAGAGGTTTCCGCTGCCATCACCGAGACCCTCCCATTGCTGAGCAAGTCCGTGTTCCTGATCGTGGCAACGGCCACCGCCTTGGTGGCAGTGGACCCGCGGTTATTGCTCTGTGCGTTGGTGGCTGTCATTCCATACTGGTGGGGAGCGCGGCGCTACTTGCGTGTCGCACCGGAACGCTTCGCGGCCGAACGCGCCGGCATGGCCGAACGTGCGCGCCGGGTGCTGGAAGCAATCCATGGCCGGGCCACTATTAAGGCGTTCCGCATGGAAAACGCCATGCACGACCGCATCGCGTATGCCAGCTGGGATGTCGTCCAGAAGGGCCTACACGCCCGCATGGCACTGTTTCGCCTGCAGCTCTGGATGGTCGGAGGCGAATTTCTGCTGTCCGCGAGCGTGTTGATCGGTGGTTTCTACTTCGTTCGTGTCGGATGGGTAACTGTCGGTGCGGTCACGGGTGCCGGGCTGATGGTGATTCGCCTGCGCGGGCCGATTATGCACGTCATGCGCGAGCTGGACGTCATTCAATCCGCCTATGCCAGCTTGTCCCGTATCGTCGGTGTGAGCGTGCATCCGCCCGAGCATGTGCCCGATTATGCCGGTGCTGGTGGCCCGGATCTCGATGTCGTATCCGGCGACGCACCACATCGCAATCCCGTTGCCTTATCGTCCCAGCGACCAGCCGTAGAACTGCGCCACGTGGTCTTCAGCTACGCCACCACCTCAGCTCAAGGTGGAACGGTGATCTCTGGACACAACGGCCGTCCTACCACCACTGCGACCGCAGTTGACGATGTGTCCTTCCGCATCCAACCCGGCGAGACCGTCGCACTCGTCGGTGCCTCCGGAGCCGGCAAAACTACGGTGGCTTCTTTGCTGATGGGCCTTCGGGTTCCCGATTCCGGCGACGTCTTGGTCGCTGGTGCGCCGGTGTCTCTTTTATCCGACGCCCAACGCGCCCAGCGCATCGCGATGGTCACGCAGGAGGTACACACTTTCGCCGGCACGCTGCGTGAAGACCTCAACCTCGCTAGGCCAGACGCCACCGATGAGGAAATCCTTAACGTTGTGACTCGCGTTGGTGCGCTTCAATGGTTGGATTCCCTGCCCGATGGTTTAGACACGGTAGTGGGGGAGCGCGGCATGCGCCTCAGTCCGGTTATTGCCCAACAACTGGCATTAGCGCGAGTGCTGTTGATGGATCCGCCAGTGGTGGTGATGGATGAAGCTACCGCGGAAGCTGGGTCCGCGCAGGCTAGCGCGTTGGAGGGGGCAGCCGCAGAAGTGCTTCGCGATCGTTCTGCGTTGGTGGTTGCCCACCGGTTAGATCAAGCGCGTTCTGCCGATCGAGTGCTGGTGATGGAATCAGGCCAAATTGTGGAAAGCGGAACGCATGATGAATTGGTTGCCCAAGCGGGCCGCTACGCTGAGATGTGGGTGGCTTGGACGCGTGGTCGGGAGTCCTAG
- a CDS encoding GNAT family N-acetyltransferase: protein MTDSATPQVHLTGRNILGMPGHQVHALYKLRVDVFVNEQRAPFPEIDDTDAQPNTHHIMAYVHPGSGPSFPYGTADPGSPLRLVGTCRVFGPPEEQHLGRLCVSADMRGYGIAHQLVQEALEVCISRAAALDPATQKAIVKIEAQTYLDDFYKTYGFVEAGEKFSAEGIEHVEMHLDLDEYKMRIAQKDA from the coding sequence ATGACAGATTCAGCCACGCCTCAAGTGCACCTCACTGGTCGGAATATTCTCGGCATGCCCGGCCATCAAGTGCATGCACTCTACAAACTGCGCGTAGATGTTTTCGTCAATGAACAGCGGGCCCCCTTCCCCGAGATCGACGATACGGACGCACAGCCGAATACGCACCACATCATGGCGTACGTCCATCCAGGTAGTGGCCCATCCTTCCCCTATGGCACAGCAGATCCCGGATCTCCGCTGCGCTTGGTTGGCACCTGTCGTGTCTTCGGCCCACCAGAAGAACAGCACTTGGGCCGCCTGTGCGTAAGCGCGGATATGCGTGGCTACGGCATCGCCCACCAGCTTGTTCAAGAGGCACTTGAAGTGTGCATTTCCCGCGCGGCTGCCCTAGACCCTGCCACACAGAAGGCCATCGTCAAGATCGAGGCGCAAACCTACCTCGATGATTTCTACAAGACGTACGGCTTCGTTGAAGCTGGCGAAAAGTTCAGCGCAGAAGGCATCGAGCACGTTGAGATGCACCTTGACCTCGACGAATACAAGATGCGTATCGCTCAGAAGGATGCTTAA
- the pbp2m gene encoding penicillin-binding protein PBP2M, protein MMTKHNRFRQSVIALCSLSAVMLSSCSALPWESDSDVFLKAFNAGDDSKAARYLDHPDPERALHEFRQSLHGVKVNIEKSDISNGKQNTHVTWSKDGVELESNGRLVLSGQDGKPQWLPSIFEAQLSDDSALFFAEDKQYDLPIKDRLGNEYMTWTKVIQVRGRKDIASRAQELAQIFAQVSPTTTKEWIEQTLGESQDEDTVLLTLRQEEFRKIQEQLRTFEGISTVEQGRLLSVSKTLNSPLDAELNKYWESVLDANSGWSIRAESSQGMTTVASEPPRRVQPIATTLDNTLQSAAKQAVDSEQRAAVLVVLNPRTGGVLAVAQNDKANNQGPIALTGLFPPGSTFKTVTTAAALEAGAVSMDEELPCPSNITVAGRKIPNDHDFDLGSVRLEEAFAQSCNTTQAVISDRLGEDDLQRTALELGIGSDFDVPGMTTLTGSVPRTPAGPPRVEASIGQGEVLASPFGIALMQSTVANGGLLVPPQLIQGEQTVVNKQADQHVSDTTIQSLRTMMKSTIDHGSARSLSDLSALGGKTGTAEIDGKLSNGWFAGTTGELAIASLVIEGDSSQPAVEMAGRFLRSPDVQKFSGIQ, encoded by the coding sequence ATGATGACTAAGCACAATCGTTTCCGTCAGTCGGTGATTGCACTCTGTTCGCTCTCCGCAGTGATGTTGAGCAGCTGTTCAGCTCTACCGTGGGAATCAGACTCAGACGTATTTCTCAAAGCTTTCAACGCGGGAGATGACAGCAAGGCTGCACGGTATCTGGATCATCCAGACCCGGAGCGCGCCCTTCATGAATTTCGGCAGTCACTTCATGGTGTGAAGGTCAACATCGAAAAATCTGATATTTCCAATGGAAAGCAGAATACTCATGTGACTTGGTCCAAAGATGGTGTGGAGTTGGAGAGCAATGGTCGGCTCGTCCTTAGTGGACAGGATGGTAAGCCTCAATGGTTGCCTTCGATCTTCGAAGCTCAGTTGAGCGATGATTCCGCACTCTTTTTTGCTGAAGATAAACAGTACGATCTTCCAATTAAAGATCGCTTGGGCAATGAATATATGACCTGGACGAAAGTTATTCAGGTACGAGGTCGCAAAGACATAGCCTCTAGAGCGCAGGAATTGGCCCAGATTTTTGCACAAGTGTCTCCCACAACGACTAAGGAGTGGATCGAGCAGACCTTGGGAGAGTCTCAGGATGAAGACACCGTGCTCCTCACTTTGAGGCAGGAAGAATTCCGGAAGATACAAGAGCAACTTAGGACCTTTGAGGGAATTTCCACTGTGGAGCAGGGGCGTCTCTTAAGCGTGTCCAAAACTCTTAACTCTCCGCTGGATGCTGAATTGAACAAATATTGGGAGTCAGTGCTCGATGCTAATTCAGGATGGTCGATACGCGCTGAGAGTTCACAAGGTATGACGACGGTAGCCTCTGAGCCGCCTCGCCGAGTTCAGCCAATCGCAACCACTCTGGATAACACACTGCAAAGCGCAGCAAAACAAGCAGTGGACAGTGAGCAACGTGCCGCAGTTCTAGTCGTGCTCAATCCTAGAACAGGAGGTGTCCTTGCCGTTGCACAAAATGACAAGGCAAATAACCAAGGGCCAATCGCGCTCACCGGGCTATTCCCACCGGGATCGACGTTCAAAACTGTGACCACAGCGGCGGCACTAGAGGCAGGGGCAGTCAGCATGGATGAGGAACTACCTTGTCCTAGCAATATCACCGTCGCTGGACGCAAGATTCCCAACGATCATGACTTCGATCTAGGTAGCGTTCGACTGGAAGAAGCTTTCGCCCAATCATGTAACACAACCCAAGCGGTCATTTCGGATCGTTTGGGAGAAGATGATCTGCAACGGACTGCTTTAGAACTCGGAATTGGCTCCGACTTCGACGTACCAGGGATGACCACACTTACTGGTTCGGTGCCGCGGACACCGGCTGGACCTCCTCGTGTGGAGGCTTCTATTGGACAGGGCGAGGTTCTAGCTAGTCCATTTGGGATTGCGCTCATGCAATCGACTGTCGCTAACGGCGGCTTGCTTGTTCCTCCACAGCTCATTCAAGGCGAACAGACAGTAGTGAATAAACAGGCAGACCAGCATGTCAGCGATACAACTATTCAAAGCCTCCGGACGATGATGAAATCAACAATTGACCACGGTTCAGCTAGGTCGTTGAGTGATCTTAGTGCACTTGGCGGAAAGACTGGTACAGCAGAAATTGATGGCAAGCTTTCCAATGGCTGGTTCGCTGGAACGACAGGGGAATTGGCGATTGCGTCCCTTGTAATCGAAGGAGATTCTTCTCAGCCAGCTGTGGAAATGGCCGGGCGTTTCCTTCGCTCGCCGGATGTTCAGAAATTCTCTGGAATTCAATAA
- a CDS encoding serine hydrolase, which translates to MTARMEMALENVLMRSGCEGWWCASRLHDGVTIGRKQDEKIPVASLYKIRLLHLTLEAIQRGDLDPRLRVDVAPSKGTYEGYGFAAFDDAVNVSLRDLMKQVASVSDNVAAHEILRLLPAWAREAFLKRFPPHYDLQDRNSLVTAEKQLRQYVQSQGGRSTDIAFSAVSSLAEITNDLEQVWKDDSAAVRRSMCELLGLQVWRHRVPSGFPPSGVDIYGKTDTVGLLHGEASIIQVEGEEPIVVSIMLKQVVPEQAMSTHDGAIGEVARLLVDALR; encoded by the coding sequence ATGACTGCACGGATGGAGATGGCCCTGGAAAACGTGTTGATGCGGTCGGGGTGTGAGGGATGGTGGTGTGCATCGCGACTGCACGATGGGGTGACTATCGGACGCAAACAAGACGAGAAAATTCCGGTGGCATCCTTATATAAAATCCGGCTCCTCCACCTCACTTTGGAAGCGATTCAACGAGGTGATCTGGATCCTCGTCTTCGTGTTGACGTTGCACCGTCCAAAGGAACTTACGAAGGGTATGGGTTCGCTGCCTTTGATGACGCAGTGAACGTGAGTCTCCGAGACTTAATGAAACAAGTCGCATCGGTGTCAGATAACGTGGCCGCCCACGAGATTTTGCGTCTACTGCCTGCGTGGGCTCGAGAAGCATTTCTTAAACGGTTTCCACCTCATTATGACTTGCAAGATCGGAATAGCTTAGTGACGGCGGAGAAACAATTGCGTCAATATGTTCAATCCCAAGGGGGGAGAAGTACAGATATAGCGTTTTCTGCAGTCTCTTCGTTGGCGGAAATAACTAATGACTTGGAACAGGTTTGGAAAGACGATAGTGCAGCGGTACGTCGATCTATGTGTGAACTCTTGGGGTTGCAGGTGTGGCGTCACCGTGTTCCTTCAGGCTTTCCTCCAAGCGGCGTTGATATCTATGGAAAAACGGACACTGTAGGACTTCTCCATGGTGAAGCTTCGATTATCCAGGTTGAGGGCGAGGAGCCCATTGTGGTGTCCATCATGCTGAAACAGGTGGTGCCAGAACAAGCAATGAGTACTCACGATGGTGCTATTGGCGAAGTGGCTAGACTGCTCGTGGACGCTCTTCGTTAG
- a CDS encoding FAD-dependent oxidoreductase translates to MPENRPLRVAVIGSGPAGIYASDALAKSDVDVSVDIYERMPAPFGLIRYGVAPDHPRIKGIIKSLHRVLDKPGVRLFGHVNVGEDVTHEELKEFYDAVIYATGATDDKSLGFPGAEHTIGAGQFVGFYDANPHFKESWNLEAESVAVIGVGNVALDIARVLAKTGDELRVTEIPDNVYESLKENKAKEVHVFGRRGPAQAKFTPLELKELNYSDTIEVIVNPEDIQYDAASEEARRSSKITDMVCTLLEQYAIADPTDAPHKLYLHFFESPVEVKTDESGQVTSFITERTELTGEGRVRGTGEFNEWPVQAVYRAVGYKSDPVHSLPWDENSNVLPNVGGRVLTEGPTADGIAGVPGTADPEAENRERLPGVYTTGWVRRGPVGLIGNTKGDANEAVANLLEDHANGIGFNPSQPEEEAVDKWLAEKGIQHTTWEGWYALDKYERELGEAEGRERKKVREIADMLKYSNTDATE, encoded by the coding sequence ATGCCTGAGAATCGCCCATTGCGCGTGGCCGTCATCGGATCCGGCCCCGCTGGTATTTATGCTTCAGACGCGCTAGCCAAGTCCGACGTGGACGTCAGCGTGGATATCTACGAGCGCATGCCAGCCCCCTTCGGCCTCATCCGCTACGGTGTCGCCCCCGACCATCCACGCATCAAGGGCATCATCAAGTCGCTACACCGCGTTTTGGATAAGCCAGGCGTGCGCCTATTTGGGCACGTGAACGTTGGCGAGGATGTCACCCACGAAGAACTCAAGGAGTTCTACGACGCGGTGATCTATGCAACCGGAGCCACCGATGACAAGTCCCTCGGTTTCCCGGGCGCAGAGCACACCATCGGCGCGGGCCAATTCGTGGGCTTCTACGATGCCAACCCACACTTCAAGGAGTCGTGGAACCTCGAAGCAGAGTCCGTCGCTGTCATCGGTGTGGGCAACGTTGCCCTCGATATTGCCCGCGTTCTGGCGAAGACCGGCGATGAACTGCGTGTAACCGAGATTCCAGACAATGTTTATGAATCCCTGAAGGAAAACAAGGCCAAGGAAGTTCACGTTTTCGGCCGTCGCGGCCCAGCGCAAGCCAAGTTCACCCCACTGGAACTCAAGGAACTCAATTACTCGGACACGATCGAGGTCATCGTCAACCCCGAGGACATCCAGTACGACGCCGCGTCTGAGGAAGCTCGCCGTAGCTCCAAGATCACCGACATGGTGTGCACCTTGCTGGAGCAATATGCCATCGCCGACCCCACGGATGCTCCACACAAGCTCTACCTGCACTTCTTCGAGTCCCCAGTGGAGGTTAAGACCGATGAAAGCGGTCAAGTAACCAGCTTCATCACCGAACGCACCGAGCTCACCGGCGAAGGTCGTGTACGTGGCACCGGAGAATTCAACGAATGGCCCGTGCAAGCCGTGTACCGCGCCGTAGGCTACAAGTCTGATCCAGTACATTCCCTGCCATGGGATGAAAACTCCAACGTATTGCCCAACGTCGGTGGACGTGTGCTCACGGAGGGCCCCACTGCCGATGGCATCGCTGGTGTACCTGGCACTGCTGATCCTGAGGCCGAAAACCGTGAGCGCCTCCCAGGCGTGTACACCACCGGCTGGGTCCGCCGTGGGCCTGTCGGCTTGATCGGCAACACCAAGGGTGATGCCAACGAAGCAGTGGCGAATTTGCTTGAGGATCACGCCAACGGCATTGGGTTCAACCCTTCTCAGCCGGAAGAAGAAGCCGTCGATAAGTGGTTGGCCGAAAAAGGCATCCAGCACACCACATGGGAAGGCTGGTACGCCCTCGACAAATATGAGCGTGAACTCGGCGAAGCTGAAGGTCGCGAACGCAAAAAGGTTCGTGAAATTGCGGACATGCTCAAATATTCCAATACCGATGCAACGGAATAG